Proteins from a single region of Aureibacter tunicatorum:
- a CDS encoding site-specific integrase has product MWLRKDRLSNDGTAPLYCKINYQGQITKISTGLRVKPSHWISKGDGLITGMSELAESGNLILQNLRAKLYKIYLNLEQQEKIISSKIIKEIYEGKRKVNYKLIEVFDIYLEMRMSEGLADSTLRKLKNTRKNLSHFLEHTNSKNILTDNIEKCFANTLSKYLRADCNISHDQSIRIINQVKASLEHSFNMGYIESNPLKSFTEKIKNQNPEIKYLDDEDMGKIKKAEFELEKHERVRDLFMFQCKTGLAYSDLKEFKPQEHVKVSDKGAYIHIRRMKTNTLCIIPLLPDSITILDKYKDELPIISNQKYNEYLKELAEICNVKTVLTTHTARKTYATWLLNKGVSEVTVMKALGHTDLKTTIKHYSKILPDKVIIDVREALDLM; this is encoded by the coding sequence ATGTGGTTACGTAAAGACCGTCTATCCAATGACGGAACGGCACCATTATACTGCAAAATCAATTACCAAGGACAAATCACAAAAATATCAACCGGACTAAGAGTAAAACCCTCTCATTGGATCAGCAAAGGAGACGGACTTATCACAGGCATGAGCGAATTAGCTGAATCTGGAAACCTTATCCTACAAAATCTTAGAGCCAAGCTTTACAAGATATATCTTAACCTTGAACAACAAGAAAAAATCATCTCTTCCAAAATCATAAAAGAGATATACGAAGGCAAAAGAAAGGTCAATTATAAACTTATAGAGGTATTTGATATATACCTTGAAATGAGAATGAGTGAAGGCTTGGCTGACTCAACACTAAGAAAGCTAAAAAACACAAGAAAAAACCTTAGTCACTTCCTTGAGCATACAAACAGTAAAAATATACTTACTGACAATATCGAAAAATGCTTTGCTAATACCCTCTCCAAGTATCTCAGAGCAGATTGCAATATCAGCCATGATCAATCAATAAGAATCATCAACCAAGTCAAAGCTTCGCTTGAGCATAGCTTCAATATGGGATACATAGAATCCAATCCTTTAAAGAGCTTTACAGAAAAAATTAAAAATCAGAATCCGGAAATCAAATATCTGGATGATGAAGATATGGGTAAAATCAAAAAAGCCGAATTCGAACTGGAAAAGCATGAACGAGTAAGAGATCTGTTCATGTTTCAATGCAAAACAGGCTTAGCTTACTCCGATCTTAAAGAGTTCAAGCCCCAAGAGCATGTAAAAGTAAGTGATAAAGGAGCATATATTCACATTCGCAGAATGAAGACCAATACGCTTTGCATCATCCCCCTACTGCCGGATTCTATCACGATACTAGACAAATATAAAGATGAATTACCCATCATTAGCAATCAAAAGTACAATGAATATCTTAAGGAGCTTGCAGAAATATGCAATGTCAAAACAGTACTTACGACACATACTGCTAGAAAAACTTATGCTACATGGTTATTAAACAAAGGCGTAAGTGAAGTTACAGTAATGAAAGCCTTAGGCCATACAGATCTGAAGACAACTATTAAACATTACTCAAAGATTCTCCCAGACAAAGTAATCATTGATGTAAGAGAAGCATTAGACTTGATGTAA
- a CDS encoding GmrSD restriction endonuclease domain-containing protein, whose protein sequence is MSANIASRLETRTPFLKELIADINSGQIKVPQFQRQFVWKEEQALKLLDSITNNYPIGSLLLWKTKNSLAVERNIGEFKLPETDDMSPTDYVLDGQQRLTVIYSALGALTDDEGFDAVYDLIDQEFKEAPEIFDQTKFPLRIIYNTTKLLNFRSGLVSYPNADELQDRLDGLIDVITNYRVPVVTLKELTIEEVCPIFERINSSGTKLSTYDLMVAATWTESFDLNEEADKIAISLEPKGFDDIDGNTVLKCLSAIKFTGIKKDQVLNLRNLKKDEMDDIVEIAKKALLKTIDLLKTEFKIYSWDFLPYEAIAIVLCYIFSKRKTLNLEDVRRVRKWFWQSTFSERYRGASESFVSQDLKAIDAFIINKENPKKPFGQLPNIETFKKLSFRSNNSRSRGLIILLALKSPRNLTNGALIDPEKALSHYNSKQFHHIYPKAYLKRISSPEEHNSLANFCMLAASENNLISDNSPHEYLPKLINKLNNEAPSVFASNFLPNPNNVDYSTLNYKDFLHKRAELLLNDLIKLANGDHI, encoded by the coding sequence ATGTCAGCCAACATAGCCAGTAGACTTGAAACTAGAACCCCATTTCTCAAAGAATTAATTGCAGATATAAATTCTGGGCAAATAAAAGTTCCTCAGTTCCAACGACAATTTGTATGGAAAGAAGAGCAAGCTTTAAAACTCTTAGACTCTATTACAAATAACTACCCTATTGGTAGTCTTCTATTATGGAAAACTAAAAATTCACTTGCTGTTGAAAGAAATATAGGTGAGTTTAAACTTCCAGAAACTGATGACATGTCACCAACCGATTATGTTCTTGATGGTCAACAGAGGTTAACAGTCATTTATTCTGCATTAGGTGCTTTAACTGATGATGAAGGATTTGATGCGGTCTATGATTTAATTGATCAAGAATTTAAAGAAGCACCCGAAATTTTCGATCAAACTAAATTCCCATTGAGAATAATATATAACACTACCAAACTTCTAAATTTTCGATCTGGGCTTGTTAGTTATCCTAATGCTGATGAACTTCAAGATAGACTAGATGGACTAATCGACGTAATAACTAACTACAGAGTCCCAGTTGTAACTTTAAAAGAACTTACAATAGAAGAAGTTTGTCCAATATTCGAGAGAATAAATAGCTCAGGAACAAAGTTATCTACATATGATTTAATGGTTGCAGCAACATGGACAGAAAGTTTTGATTTAAATGAGGAGGCTGATAAAATTGCTATATCACTGGAACCAAAAGGATTTGATGACATTGATGGTAACACTGTATTAAAGTGCTTATCAGCTATTAAATTTACAGGAATTAAAAAAGATCAAGTACTTAACTTAAGAAACTTGAAAAAAGATGAGATGGATGACATAGTAGAAATAGCAAAAAAAGCTTTGCTTAAAACTATTGATTTACTGAAAACAGAGTTTAAAATTTATAGTTGGGATTTTCTACCATATGAAGCTATTGCTATTGTATTATGCTATATTTTTTCAAAAAGAAAAACATTAAACCTTGAAGATGTAAGACGAGTTCGAAAATGGTTTTGGCAAAGCACATTTTCTGAAAGATATAGAGGTGCTTCAGAATCATTCGTTTCTCAAGATCTTAAAGCTATTGACGCTTTTATTATTAATAAAGAAAATCCTAAGAAGCCTTTTGGTCAGCTCCCCAATATAGAAACTTTTAAAAAACTTTCATTCAGAAGTAATAATTCACGGTCTAGAGGATTAATTATACTTTTAGCTTTAAAATCACCTCGCAATCTAACAAATGGAGCTCTAATTGATCCAGAAAAAGCCCTTTCTCATTACAATTCGAAACAGTTTCATCATATATACCCAAAAGCATATTTGAAAAGAATATCATCACCAGAGGAACATAATAGTTTAGCAAACTTTTGCATGTTAGCTGCTTCAGAAAATAATTTAATAAGTGACAATAGCCCTCATGAATATTTACCAAAATTGATAAATAAACTAAATAACGAAGCACCTTCTGTGTTCGCTTCAAACTTTCTTCCAAACCCAAACAATGTTGATTATTCAACTCTAAACTATAAAGATTTCTTACATAAAAGAGCCGAATTATTACTTAATGACTTAATTAAACTAGCTAATGGGGATCATATTTAA